A single Mesomycoplasma bovoculi M165/69 DNA region contains:
- a CDS encoding CinA family protein produces the protein MKTKQTKISKNKTKPKFRKPNFKVVNFEDRNQKKTYKNKGIKERNETFETKSFISCVESFTGGGFAAKIVSKPGASRFFAGGLVTYQNEIKTKLGVDISNGVINRETALAMAKAGNEFFNSKYCFSFTGNAGPKVLDEKPVGEVYIALNKKVWKLNLGGSRTNIIKKAIEFAYKQLQLIQKKEKQNTSFYTLKTNKNNKKPL, from the coding sequence ATGAAGACAAAACAAACAAAAATCAGCAAGAATAAGACAAAACCAAAATTTAGAAAACCAAATTTTAAAGTAGTAAATTTTGAAGATAGAAATCAAAAAAAAACCTATAAAAATAAAGGTATAAAAGAAAGAAATGAAACTTTTGAAACAAAAAGTTTCATTTCTTGTGTTGAATCATTTACAGGTGGAGGTTTTGCAGCAAAAATTGTTTCAAAACCAGGCGCATCTCGTTTTTTTGCTGGCGGTCTAGTTACTTATCAAAATGAAATTAAAACCAAATTAGGCGTTGATATTTCAAATGGAGTTATTAATCGCGAAACTGCATTAGCAATGGCAAAAGCGGGAAATGAATTTTTTAATAGCAAATATTGTTTTTCTTTTACAGGCAATGCTGGTCCAAAAGTTTTAGATGAAAAACCAGTGGGTGAAGTTTATATTGCATTAAATAAAAAAGTTTGAAAGCTCAATTTGGGTGGTTCAAGAACCAACATTATTAAAAAAGCAATTGAATTTGCTTACAAACAATTGCAATTAATTCAAAAGAAAGAAAAACAAAATACTAGTTTTTATACTTTAAAAACAAACAAAAACAACAAAAAACCTTTATAA
- the atpD gene encoding F0F1 ATP synthase subunit beta: MKKNNIGTIIQILGPVIDVEFEENHMPPILSALEILPTEDNPHKVVLEVAQHIGDGVVRTIAMSMTYNLSKGMDVLDTGTQIQVPVGKQVLSRMFNVLGQPIDEGEDTKFELKHPIHAAPPSYLDQKTTSDILVTGIKVVDLLIPFVKGGKIGLFGGAGVGKTVLVQELINNIATQHGGLSVFAGVGERSREGNDLYFEMKAAGVLDKTALVFGQMNEPPGARMRVAFSALTMAEYFRDAQNQDVLLFIDNIFRFTQAGSEVSTLLGRIPSTVGYQPTLATEMGQLQERIASTRAGSITSVQAVYVPADDLTDPAPATTFSHLDAKTVLDRNIAALGIYPAVDPLASSSRILEPSIVGQKHYNVARQVIETLQRFKELQDIIAILGVDELSEKDKKVVARARRIRNFLSQPFFVAEKFSGIAGKFIKLEDTIRSFEALLSGKYDNMPEEAFLYIGSIEEAFEKAKKMGWNETD, from the coding sequence ATGAAAAAAAATAACATTGGAACAATTATTCAAATTTTAGGTCCGGTTATTGACGTAGAATTTGAAGAAAACCATATGCCACCAATTTTGTCAGCTTTGGAAATTTTGCCAACAGAAGACAATCCACATAAAGTCGTTTTAGAAGTAGCTCAACATATTGGTGATGGTGTTGTTAGAACTATTGCGATGAGTATGACCTATAATCTTTCAAAAGGTATGGATGTTTTAGACACAGGAACTCAAATTCAAGTTCCTGTTGGAAAACAAGTTTTATCAAGAATGTTTAATGTTCTTGGTCAACCTATTGACGAAGGTGAAGATACTAAATTTGAACTAAAACACCCTATTCACGCGGCACCACCGAGTTATTTAGACCAAAAAACCACAAGTGATATTTTGGTGACAGGGATTAAAGTCGTTGACTTATTAATTCCTTTTGTTAAAGGTGGAAAAATTGGATTATTCGGTGGTGCAGGAGTTGGTAAAACTGTTTTAGTTCAAGAACTAATTAACAATATTGCAACTCAACATGGTGGATTGTCTGTATTTGCCGGAGTTGGTGAGCGTAGTCGTGAAGGAAATGACCTTTATTTTGAAATGAAAGCGGCTGGTGTTTTAGATAAAACAGCATTAGTGTTTGGTCAAATGAACGAACCTCCTGGAGCTAGAATGCGTGTTGCTTTTTCAGCCTTAACTATGGCTGAATACTTCCGTGATGCACAAAATCAAGATGTTTTACTCTTTATTGATAATATTTTCCGTTTCACACAAGCAGGTTCTGAGGTTTCCACCTTATTAGGTCGTATTCCATCAACTGTTGGATATCAACCAACCTTAGCAACTGAAATGGGGCAATTGCAAGAAAGAATTGCATCAACACGTGCAGGTTCTATTACCTCAGTTCAAGCTGTTTATGTACCAGCTGATGACTTAACCGATCCAGCGCCAGCAACAACATTTTCTCACTTAGATGCTAAAACTGTTTTGGATAGAAATATTGCTGCATTAGGAATTTATCCTGCTGTTGATCCATTAGCTAGTTCATCTAGAATTTTAGAACCATCAATTGTTGGTCAGAAACACTACAATGTTGCTCGTCAAGTTATTGAAACATTGCAAAGATTTAAAGAATTGCAAGATATTATTGCAATTCTTGGGGTTGATGAGTTGAGTGAAAAAGATAAAAAAGTTGTTGCTCGTGCTCGTCGTATCCGTAATTTCCTATCTCAACCATTTTTTGTTGCTGAAAAATTCTCAGGAATTGCTGGGAAATTTATTAAACTAGAAGATACAATTAGGTCTTTTGAAGCATTGCTTTCAGGTAAATATGACAATATGCCTGAAGAAGCCTTTTTATACATAGGTTCTATTGAAGAAGCTTTTGAAAAAGCTAAAAAAATGGGTTGAAATGAAACCGATTAA
- the gyrA gene encoding DNA gyrase subunit A has product MAFFEDDKKKDFDFIEDEEVKVVFNENSEITEENPEEENILQDKDDYIISNQLIEKETDNIIPRVIEEEMRNSFLDYSMSVIISRALPDVRDGLKPVHRRILYTMSDLGITHNSAYKKSARIVGDVLGKYHPHGDSSVYDSMVRMAQPFSLRYPLVDGHGNFGSLDGDEAAAMRYTEARMSKIASLMVDNIKKNTVDFADNYDGSEQEPVVLPARFPNLLVSGVTGIAVGMATKIPPHNLSEVIETFILLAKNNDISDEDLARSLPGPDFPTGADIFGQSGIMQAYLTGRGSFTIRSKAEIERFSSGKSRIIFYEIPYEVKKPTIIEKVAQLVHEKRINGIKDVRDETNRQGIRVVFEIKKGFDPEIILNQLYKDTDLQVSYSMNMLALVKGQPKLLNLKQILWEYFLHQKEITTRALQFDLKNALEKQNILLGVKIAVENIDEVVKIIKSSKSDADAQQKLAERFDLNSIQTKAIVDMRLGRLTSLAVEKLLVELQQIAEQIDYINSILASEEKLVDLIVEQHREVAKNFSDKRRSQISGELSVIVDEDLITRQDVIICLTQNNYVKRINLDEYRTQNRGGKGSSTSSLYKDDELKGIWFANTHTDLLIITSKARIFKLRTHMVPDSSRNAKGTPFINLLPLEKDESVTSLLIWNQDYNSHFLITISAKGIIKKTRLSEYENINKNGKYALKLNEDDSLVKALIASDDSQIIIGSSSGRANRFDLSTVRASGRVAIGIKGIKLDASEHVVGACHSQTGSFVFTVGDLGYGKMTSVDEYRLTSRNSKGVLALNSEKAGKLCFIGTVNGDEQAMILTKKGIAIRIDLETISTSSRVTKGVKIIDIKKGDQIQSVTIISKIE; this is encoded by the coding sequence ATGGCTTTTTTTGAAGATGATAAAAAAAAAGATTTTGACTTTATTGAAGATGAGGAAGTCAAAGTAGTTTTTAATGAAAATTCAGAAATTACTGAAGAAAATCCTGAAGAAGAGAATATACTTCAAGATAAAGACGACTATATTATTTCTAATCAACTAATTGAGAAAGAAACAGATAACATCATTCCTAGAGTAATTGAAGAAGAAATGCGTAATTCCTTTTTGGATTATTCAATGTCTGTTATTATATCTCGTGCTTTACCAGATGTGCGAGACGGACTAAAACCAGTTCACCGTCGGATTTTATATACAATGAGTGACCTTGGGATCACTCACAATAGTGCCTATAAAAAATCTGCTCGTATTGTTGGGGATGTTCTTGGTAAATATCACCCACATGGTGATTCATCAGTTTATGATTCTATGGTTCGTATGGCTCAACCTTTTTCATTGCGTTATCCTTTAGTTGATGGACATGGAAATTTTGGTTCTTTAGATGGTGATGAAGCGGCTGCAATGCGTTATACAGAAGCAAGAATGTCAAAAATTGCTTCTTTAATGGTTGACAACATCAAAAAAAACACAGTAGATTTTGCCGATAACTATGATGGAAGTGAACAAGAACCAGTTGTTTTGCCAGCTAGATTTCCAAACTTGCTAGTTTCTGGTGTGACTGGAATTGCTGTTGGTATGGCAACTAAAATTCCACCACATAATCTTTCTGAAGTTATTGAAACCTTTATTTTACTTGCCAAAAACAATGATATTAGTGATGAAGATTTAGCTAGAAGTTTGCCAGGACCTGACTTTCCAACAGGTGCTGATATTTTTGGGCAAAGTGGAATTATGCAAGCTTACTTGACTGGGCGTGGTAGTTTTACTATTCGTTCTAAAGCTGAAATTGAGAGATTTAGTTCAGGTAAGTCTAGAATTATTTTTTATGAAATTCCTTATGAAGTTAAAAAACCAACAATTATTGAAAAAGTTGCACAATTAGTTCATGAAAAAAGAATTAATGGAATTAAAGATGTTCGGGATGAAACCAATCGTCAAGGAATTCGTGTTGTTTTTGAAATCAAAAAAGGTTTTGATCCAGAAATTATTTTAAACCAACTTTATAAAGACACAGATTTACAAGTGAGTTATAGTATGAATATGCTAGCCCTTGTAAAAGGTCAACCTAAATTGTTAAATCTTAAACAAATTTTATGAGAATATTTCTTACATCAAAAAGAGATTACAACTCGAGCATTGCAATTTGATTTAAAAAATGCTTTAGAAAAGCAAAATATTTTGCTTGGAGTTAAAATTGCTGTTGAAAACATCGATGAAGTTGTTAAAATCATTAAATCTAGTAAATCAGATGCTGATGCTCAACAAAAACTTGCAGAGCGTTTTGATTTAAATTCCATTCAAACTAAAGCTATTGTTGATATGCGTTTAGGACGTTTAACTTCATTAGCAGTTGAAAAATTATTAGTTGAATTACAACAAATTGCAGAGCAAATTGATTACATTAATTCAATTTTGGCTTCAGAAGAAAAATTAGTTGATTTAATTGTTGAGCAACATCGCGAAGTTGCCAAAAACTTTAGTGACAAACGCCGTTCACAAATTAGCGGTGAACTCAGTGTTATTGTTGATGAAGATTTAATAACTCGTCAAGATGTTATTATTTGTTTAACTCAAAACAACTATGTTAAGCGAATTAACTTAGATGAATATCGAACACAAAATCGTGGCGGCAAAGGAAGTTCAACATCATCATTGTATAAAGATGATGAACTTAAAGGTATTTGGTTTGCCAATACTCACACAGATCTGTTAATCATTACATCAAAAGCTAGAATCTTTAAATTAAGAACTCATATGGTTCCAGACTCTTCACGTAATGCTAAAGGAACTCCTTTTATTAACTTATTACCATTAGAAAAAGATGAGTCAGTAACATCACTTCTAATTTGAAATCAAGACTATAATTCACATTTTTTAATCACAATTTCAGCCAAAGGTATTATTAAAAAAACTCGTTTAAGCGAATATGAAAATATCAATAAAAATGGAAAATATGCTCTCAAATTAAATGAGGATGACTCATTAGTTAAGGCATTAATTGCTAGTGATGATAGTCAAATTATTATTGGTAGCTCATCAGGAAGAGCCAATCGATTTGACTTATCAACTGTGCGAGCTAGTGGCCGTGTTGCAATTGGAATTAAAGGTATTAAATTAGATGCAAGTGAACATGTTGTTGGTGCATGTCATAGTCAAACAGGTAGTTTTGTCTTTACTGTAGGAGATTTAGGTTATGGAAAAATGACTTCAGTTGATGAATATAGATTGACAAGTCGTAATAGCAAGGGTGTACTTGCCTTAAATTCCGAAAAAGCTGGAAAGCTTTGCTTTATTGGTACAGTTAATGGCGATGAGCAAGCTATGATTTTAACCAAAAAAGGCATTGCAATCCGTATTGATTTAGAAACAATTTCAACTAGTAGTCGTGTAACTAAGGGTGTAAAAATTATAGACATTAAAAAGGGAGATCAAATTCAATCAGTTACAATTATTTCTAAGATTGAGTAA
- a CDS encoding McrB family protein, producing the protein MNILENQNIAVSSFDIKGKRDNSYFLATLYIIYDKNSLQIEYFYYEVKKAQMILSNNINSINSNDKKNREEFIKIFELNDKQNIELEYEHLKELAEKSTTYFYSLDSIFKFIFGETLKKSWTRMTNPYNMYLVNKKNQNGYFNVWYDKFKDSYYWLFQLMSEELKAYKCNNILEDLTCGDFKKYYDKNKSDDSNYFKLYDSLSFKEKLDKISLFSKKSNQDNRFDFSICEKKDQNTNDYTFDAKRLRDFIHSVKDKLLHESYNNNWLTEEQYKNYKIETRCEEQNRLLFDVVIKKYLEESKRNIDITNLRNKLERLILIESQSQSLNSREINNIRKMENKNFHCPISWTKNDKNIIYYGVPGTGKTHCSKELANWIINNKWKEQYNSRFNNKIEQFEKDYIDEDNQDEDNQIEIITFHQNYGYEDFIEGIKPVLVNGHNEDKYSKSLNNQFGSVLQFKLKKGILRNIVDKAMKNHHKNYVLIIDEINRGNVSQIFGECFTLIESSKRLRNDCDNIQCLGGDKCKGKWDGNWKVTLPTSEEKFGIPDNLYIIGTMNDNDHSIAHFDFAFRRRFVFVEKKPSEDFISNYYAKDVFVKLNKEIESKFSLNKQIGHSYFMKVKKNIDNKKSKEKIKEILSKEIWPLLKSDIDLNTNDIKIIEKNINEFVENYNSK; encoded by the coding sequence ATGAATATTTTAGAAAATCAAAATATAGCTGTATCAAGTTTTGATATAAAAGGCAAACGAGATAATTCGTACTTTTTAGCAACGTTATATATTATTTATGATAAGAATAGTTTACAAATTGAATATTTTTATTATGAAGTAAAAAAAGCCCAAATGATATTATCTAATAATATAAATAGTATAAATAGTAATGATAAAAAAAATAGAGAAGAATTTATTAAGATTTTTGAATTAAATGATAAGCAAAATATTGAATTAGAATATGAACATTTAAAAGAGTTAGCTGAAAAATCTACAACTTATTTTTATTCACTTGACTCAATATTTAAATTTATTTTTGGTGAAACTTTAAAAAAAAGTTGAACTAGAATGACTAATCCATACAATATGTATCTAGTTAATAAGAAAAATCAAAATGGCTATTTTAATGTTTGGTATGATAAATTTAAAGATTCATATTATTGATTATTTCAACTTATGTCAGAAGAATTAAAAGCATACAAATGTAATAATATTTTAGAAGATTTGACATGTGGAGATTTTAAAAAATACTATGATAAAAATAAAAGTGATGATTCTAATTATTTTAAATTGTACGATAGCCTAAGTTTTAAAGAAAAATTAGATAAGATTTCATTATTTTCCAAAAAGTCAAATCAAGATAATCGATTTGATTTTTCAATTTGTGAAAAGAAAGATCAAAACACAAATGATTACACATTTGACGCTAAAAGATTAAGAGACTTTATTCATTCAGTTAAAGATAAACTCTTGCATGAAAGCTATAATAATAATTGACTTACAGAAGAACAATATAAAAATTATAAAATAGAAACTCGTTGCGAGGAACAAAATAGACTATTGTTTGATGTTGTTATTAAAAAATATTTAGAAGAAAGTAAAAGGAATATTGACATTACTAATTTAAGAAACAAGTTAGAACGTTTAATTTTAATTGAGAGTCAATCTCAATCTTTAAATAGTAGAGAAATAAATAATATACGCAAAATGGAAAATAAAAATTTTCATTGTCCAATATCATGAACTAAAAATGATAAAAATATAATTTACTACGGTGTTCCCGGCACTGGAAAAACACATTGCTCAAAAGAATTAGCTAATTGAATTATTAATAACAAATGAAAAGAACAATATAATTCAAGATTTAACAATAAAATAGAACAATTTGAGAAAGATTACATTGATGAAGATAATCAAGATGAAGATAACCAAATAGAAATAATAACATTTCATCAAAATTATGGATATGAAGACTTTATAGAAGGAATAAAGCCTGTTCTTGTGAATGGTCACAATGAAGATAAATATAGCAAATCTCTAAATAATCAATTTGGAAGTGTGCTACAATTCAAGCTAAAAAAAGGTATTTTAAGAAATATTGTTGATAAGGCAATGAAAAATCATCACAAAAATTATGTTTTAATTATTGATGAAATTAATAGAGGTAATGTATCTCAAATATTTGGAGAATGTTTTACATTAATTGAATCTAGTAAGAGATTAAGAAATGATTGCGATAACATTCAATGTCTTGGTGGCGATAAATGTAAAGGTAAATGAGATGGAAATTGAAAAGTAACTTTACCAACAAGTGAGGAAAAATTCGGAATTCCAGATAACCTTTATATAATAGGAACAATGAATGATAATGATCATTCTATTGCACATTTTGATTTTGCATTTAGAAGACGTTTTGTTTTTGTAGAAAAGAAACCTAGCGAAGATTTTATAAGCAATTATTATGCTAAAGATGTTTTTGTAAAATTAAACAAAGAAATTGAATCTAAATTTTCTTTAAATAAACAAATAGGCCACAGTTATTTTATGAAAGTTAAAAAAAATATAGATAATAAAAAAAGTAAAGAAAAAATAAAAGAAATTTTATCTAAAGAAATTTGGCCACTTCTTAAAAGTGATATTGACTTAAATACCAATGATATTAAAATTATAGAAAAAAATATAAATGAATTTGTAGAAAATTATAATAGTAAATAA
- the tig gene encoding trigger factor, which produces MLKREILPKTAELKITVEAGKDLWQKSISKAFEKKAANIQIKGFRKGKVPLEKAKQYIELGSVIELATREALPTLLKEASSNIMDDDHVIDFEPFVQVIESTAETLKINFLFPIYPEIKLSDYKNLETRFESPVVTKEDVKGQIDRLLAARGKHIDVDRAIKNGDLINFNFKGFIDNKPFEGGEAEDFDLKIGSKSFIEGFEDQLIGLKKGESKSIDVVFPADYHIPAYASQPAVFKVKINNVKENQPAKLTNDFVAELKIDNVTTISQLESYLEDLTKREKMEIARSTFQKNAFAEILKSVEIPISNKLLDREMSRIYDSFNETLKSQGFTIDEYLKITKFTNKDIFEQVNQQATLSLQTSFVFAEIAKRESLAVLDKELDEELQRFGLITGKEADELKTNPTALQHLQMNITNRKVLDKLIEWNSNSSSKSKDKKVIKETFNKKDEKETIKTKSSIKSKK; this is translated from the coding sequence ATGCTAAAACGTGAAATTTTACCTAAAACAGCTGAATTAAAAATTACTGTTGAAGCTGGCAAGGATTTGTGACAAAAATCTATTAGCAAAGCATTTGAAAAAAAAGCTGCTAATATTCAAATTAAAGGATTTCGAAAAGGGAAAGTTCCGCTTGAAAAAGCTAAACAATACATTGAATTAGGTTCTGTAATTGAGCTTGCTACAAGAGAAGCCTTACCAACACTTTTAAAAGAAGCTTCAAGTAATATTATGGATGATGACCATGTTATTGATTTTGAACCATTTGTTCAAGTGATTGAATCGACAGCTGAAACATTAAAAATTAACTTTTTATTTCCAATTTATCCAGAAATTAAATTATCAGATTACAAAAACTTAGAAACTAGATTTGAAAGTCCGGTTGTAACAAAAGAAGATGTAAAAGGGCAGATTGATCGCCTTTTAGCTGCTAGAGGAAAACATATTGATGTTGATCGTGCTATTAAAAATGGTGATTTAATTAATTTCAACTTTAAAGGTTTTATTGATAACAAACCTTTTGAAGGTGGAGAAGCTGAAGATTTTGATTTAAAAATTGGGTCAAAAAGCTTTATCGAAGGTTTTGAAGACCAATTAATAGGACTTAAAAAAGGTGAGTCAAAAAGCATTGATGTTGTGTTTCCAGCAGACTATCATATTCCTGCTTATGCTTCACAACCTGCAGTTTTTAAAGTAAAAATTAACAATGTTAAAGAAAACCAACCAGCAAAATTAACTAATGATTTTGTTGCTGAATTAAAAATTGACAATGTGACCACTATTTCACAACTAGAGTCATATTTAGAAGATCTTACTAAAAGAGAAAAAATGGAAATAGCTCGTAGTACTTTCCAAAAAAATGCTTTTGCAGAAATTCTTAAATCAGTTGAAATTCCTATTTCTAACAAATTGCTAGATCGTGAAATGTCTAGAATTTATGATAGTTTCAATGAAACACTCAAAAGTCAAGGGTTTACAATTGATGAGTACTTAAAAATCACTAAATTTACAAATAAAGATATTTTTGAGCAAGTTAATCAACAAGCAACTTTGAGTCTTCAAACTTCTTTTGTTTTTGCTGAAATTGCAAAACGAGAATCTCTTGCAGTTCTAGATAAAGAATTAGATGAAGAATTGCAACGTTTTGGTTTAATCACTGGGAAAGAAGCTGATGAATTAAAAACAAATCCAACTGCACTTCAACATTTACAAATGAATATTACAAATCGTAAAGTTTTAGATAAATTAATTGAGTGAAATAGTAATTCTTCTTCAAAATCCAAAGACAAAAAAGTTATTAAAGAAACATTTAATAAAAAAGACGAAAAAGAGACAATTAAAACAAAAAGTTCAATCAAATCCAAAAAATAA
- a CDS encoding ATP synthase subunit epsilon, with translation MKPIKIKIFDHNGIFYNQENSIVTLKTPNGYRGIQQGALPVISTLVPSLLYIGGQNDVDRKVFEISDGVLYADANEVQIFVSNIKVVTTSKAMFEQ, from the coding sequence ATGAAACCGATTAAAATTAAAATTTTTGATCACAATGGAATTTTTTATAATCAAGAAAATTCCATTGTAACACTTAAAACTCCAAATGGATATCGGGGAATTCAACAAGGGGCACTTCCAGTTATTTCTACTTTAGTTCCATCTTTGCTTTACATAGGTGGGCAAAATGATGTTGATAGAAAAGTTTTTGAAATCAGTGATGGAGTTTTGTATGCTGATGCAAATGAAGTCCAAATTTTTGTTTCTAATATTAAAGTTGTAACAACATCAAAAGCAATGTTTGAACAATAA